In Mastacembelus armatus chromosome 5, fMasArm1.2, whole genome shotgun sequence, a single genomic region encodes these proteins:
- the tmem167b gene encoding protein kish-B: MTNVYSFDGILVFGLLFICTCAYLKKVPRLNSWLLSEKKGVWGVFYKAAVIGTRLHIAVAISCLAMAFYVVFLK; the protein is encoded by the exons TGTACTCTTTCGATGGCATCCTGGTGTTTGGGCTGCTGTTCATCTGCACCTGTGCGTACCTCAAAAAGGTACCTCGCCTCAACAGCTGGCTGCTGTCAGAGAAGAAAGGAGTGTGGGGCGTCTTTTACAAAG CTGCAGTAATTGGGACACGGCTCCACATCGCTGTGGCAATATCCTGTCTGGCCATGGCTTTTTATGTGGTCTTCTTAAAATGA